The following nucleotide sequence is from Tribolium castaneum strain GA2 chromosome 5, icTriCast1.1, whole genome shotgun sequence.
CTAAAACCATTTCCGTTATTTTTACGGAAACGAAGTGTTCATTACGCACCTGTGCCCCATTATTGACTGTTTCCCactcaaaattggaaaattatcaCTAATAATCTTCACCAACTCATTAGTAACGTAGCTATACATCTTGTAGTTGTCTTTCCATGGTTTCTGCGTAGCATCGACGTAAAATCCGGCCCCGACCCCAAAATCCCAAGACTCTGAATCACCAGCAATGTTCAAGTTCCTAGGTGAGGTGTCAGGATTTACAATAATGACTCCATGTTCAGCGGCGTATCGCTGTGCTCCTGACTTTTCGATAAAATTGGCCTCTGAACAGGTCAGTCCTGACAACCAATAAATAACAGGGAGCTTCTTCCCCTCTGCTTGAGGCGGCAGATAAACACCAAATTTACTGACACAGCCTAAGGACTTGGACTCGTGGGAAAACACCTTCTGGAAGCCTCCAAACATCTTGTTTGAGGAAATTTCGGTCAAGGTGCCCATCTGAAGATGATTTAAGCAATACCGTGCCGGTGCAGTTCAGAAATTTTACCTTTTGTGCCAAAAATCTTAACAAGTCTCTTTGGAAAATTTTGGTCTTGGAAGTCAACACGTCACTGCTTTGACCGGTTGATAAGACGATACTCGCCGGTGGCcggaatttataaataaatagattGATGTGAAAATTGGTCTTCAAAcgtcaaaattagaaaatcacTTGAACTACTCTAGTTTACTTTAGGACTACttctaaaaattacattatctgttataatttattattacaaattttaatactaCTTTTAGAcgattacaaaattaaacctAATAATTTGTATAACGATATTATaacaatttgaataaaattcgtAGATCAACGTGTGGTAGAGCAAGTGGCTGGTGGGGTTTTTGACAATTCGTCAATGacagaaatttttcttttgccataatttctttaattttcaatGAAAAATGGCAAATAACGTGTCCTCCACCTTGTTTATTTGATTACTTTTTACAACTCTATCTTACTTTTTGCTAGAAATGTGTTTCTAACACGTGTTGGACGTAACCTCATCATGGCTTCAGCAATCCCATTTGCAggtaaaacttaaaaaaatcgtaatctGCGACTGCGATAACACAAATATTTAGCTCGCAGTTCGAGTGGCATCACGTTGAACGTGGGCCCACCTGTCTTCACCGACTTGGGGCAATATGGCCCCGTTCAGAGCAAGACTTGCAAGACCATGTTGTTTAGCCCTGACGggcaatattttgctttcgtGGACGGGTCTAAGTTAGTACAGGATTTTCAcctttgatttattattaattcgtTAAATCGCAGCCTGAAAATTGTGCGTACGGAGGATTGGAACGAAGTTGCAACAATTCAAGGTACAAAAGCCTGTTACTTATCATTTTCCCCCAAAAG
It contains:
- the LOC661097 gene encoding S-formylglutathione hydrolase, encoding MGTLTEISSNKMFGGFQKVFSHESKSLGCVSKFGVYLPPQAEGKKLPVIYWLSGLTCSEANFIEKSGAQRYAAEHGVIIVNPDTSPRNLNIAGDSESWDFGVGAGFYVDATQKPWKDNYKMYSYVTNELVKIISDNFPILSGKQSIMGHSMGGHGALICALKNPGMYKSVSAFAPICNPSNCPWGIKAFSGYLGPKESGEWAQWDATELVKTYNGPPLELFVDQGSEDNFLHAKQLLPENLIEACKTHHVPVVYKKRDGYNHSYYYIASFIEEHIKYHMEHLLK